A window of the Helianthus annuus cultivar XRQ/B chromosome 4, HanXRQr2.0-SUNRISE, whole genome shotgun sequence genome harbors these coding sequences:
- the LOC110937013 gene encoding pentatricopeptide repeat-containing protein At1g08070, chloroplastic, whose amino-acid sequence MIISSSSSSSLMTPPQNHCNNMESFKQIHAHFIKLGLPNSHSTHQIIIWNTIIRAYSLHSSPSTAIHFYNFMLLSAVQPNSYTFPPLFKSSATIHNLNQGKQIHGHVFKLGLSSDAFIHTSIITFYAQIGELDHARLVFDKSPLRDAVSFTSLITGYMNVGRLEDARKLFDEMPVRDAVSWNCVISGYVRVKLFEEAIDLFHEMPRAGIRPDESTLVTVLSACAQSGDLTTGERIKTWIVERNLSSNVRLVNALIDMYAKCNELDKARSLFDNMINKNIVTWNVMIGGYTHTHRYKESLELFRTMLQSNYEANEVTFLSVLPACAHMGALDTGKWIHAYIGKNFPEASNTYTSLFTSLIDMYAKCGDIEAAETVFESVTYKSLASWNAMISGLAMHRRAHDAVKLFKNMVDEGFTPDDITFVGVLSACSHAGLVNRGQQHFRSMIHDYNISPKLQHYGCLIDLLARAGLFKEAMSVIENMDVNPDGAIWGSLLGACTLYKNVQLGEYFATKVVELEPENSGAYTLLSNLYAADGKWDDVARIRTKFKDKGSKRIPGCTSIEVDGTVHEFLASDKSHPMSDEIYAMLEEMNRRLDELGHVSDKSLVLYDMEDEVKEGVLCQHSERLAIAFGLISTKPGTTIRMMKNLRVCGNCHSATKLISKIFRREIIARDRNRFHHFKNGVCSCMDCW is encoded by the coding sequence ATGATaatctcatcatcatcatcatcctctctGATGACTCCACCACAAAATCACTGCAACAACATGGAATCATTCAAACAAATTCACGCTCATTTCATCAAACTCGGCCTCCCCAACTCCCACTCTACTCATCAGATCATCATCTGGAACACCATTATCAGAGCCTACTCACTTCACTCATCCCCTTCTACTGCAATCCACTTCTACAACTTCATGCTTTTATCTGCTGTCCAACCAAACTCCTACACTTTTCCACCTCTTTTCAAATCTTCTGCAACAATCCATAACCTAAACCAGGGGAAACAGATCCACGGACATGTCTTCAAGCTTGGGCTTTCTTCCGATGCGTTTATTCACACCTCTATCATCACTTTCTATGCTCAAATTGGAGAATTGGATCATGCACGCTTAGTGTTTGATAAAAGTCCTCTGAGAGATGCTGTTTCTTTTACCTCCTTGATTACTGGGTATATGAATGTTGGCCGGTTGGAAGACGCCCGTAAgttgttcgatgaaatgcctgtGAGAGATGCGGTCTCTTGGAACTGTGTGATATCTGGGTATGTTCGAGTTAAACTGTTTGAAGAGGCGATAGATTTGTTTCACGAGATGCCAAGGGCGGGAATCAGACCGGATGAGAGCACACTCGTGACGGTTCTTTCTGCTTGTGCTCAGTCAGGTGATCTTACAACAGGAGAACGTATCAAAACGTGGATTGTGGAGCGTAATCTTTCTTCGAATGTCCGGCTTGTTAACGCGCTTATTGACATGTACGCAAAGTGCAACGAATTAGACAAGGCTAGAAGTTTATTCGACAACATGATTAACAAGAATATAGTCACGTGGAATGTGATGATCGGTGGTTATACACATACACACCGTTATAAAGAATCGTTGGAACTCTTTAGAACAATGCTGCAGTCAAACTACGAAGCTAATGAAGTCACGTTTTTAAGCGTTCTTCCCGCCTGTGCTCACATGGGTGCTCTTGATACCGGGAAATGGATTCATGCTTATATTGGAAAGAACTTTCCAGAAGCATCTAATACTTATACCTCTCTTTTCACCAGTCTTATTGATATGTATGCCAAGTGTGGAGACATAGAAGCTGCGGAAACGGTCTTTGAGAGTGTGACATACAAAAGTTTGGCCTCATGGAATGCAATGATTTCAGGGTTAGCCATGCATAGGCGGGCCCATGACGCCGTTAAACTTTTCAAGAATATGGTCGACGAAGGTTTCACACCAGATGATATAACTTTTGTTGGTGTTTTATCAGCCTGCAGCCATGCTGGACTAGTCAACCGAGGTCAACAACATTTCCGCTCCATGATCCATGATTACAACATTTCACCCAAACTACAACACTACGGTTGTCTAATCGATCTTTTAGCACGAGCCGGTTTGTTTAAAGAAGCCATGAGTGTGATCGAGAACATGGATGTGAACCCCGACGGTGCTATCTGGGGTTCTCTACTTGGGGCCTGTACGCTTTACAAAAACGTTCAACTGGGTGAATATTTTGCTACAAAAGTTGTTGAATTGGAGCCTGAAAACTCGGGTGCTTATACGCTATTATCAAACCTTTATGCCGCAGATGGTAAATGGGATGATGTTGCAAGAATAAGAACAAAGTTTAAAGATAAGGGATCGAAAAGAATCCCGGGTTGTACTTCAATCGAAGTAGATGGAACCGTTCACGAGTTTCTTGCGAGTGACAAATCACATCCCATGAGTGACGAAATCTATGCTATGTTGGAAGAAATGAATCGGCGTCTTGATGAATTGGGACATGTTTCTGATAAATCTTTGGTGCTTTATGATATGGAAGATGAAGTAAAAGAAGGTGTATTGTGTCAACATAGCGAACGGTTAGCGATTGCTTTTGGGTTGATTAGTACAAAGCCCGGGACAACGATTAGGATGATGAAGAACTTGCGGGTTTGTGGGAATTGTCATTCGGCTACAAagttgatttccaagatttttagaAGGGAAATCATTGCCAGGGATCGGAACCGGTTTCATCATTTTAAAAATGGTGTTTGTTCTTGTATGGATTGTTGGTGA
- the LOC110937012 gene encoding pescadillo homolog: MPKHYRPAGKKKEGNAARYITRSQAVKYLQVSLSVFRRLCIFKGVFPRDPKKKVKGNHHTYYHMKDILFLKHEPLLDKFREMRAYEKKVKKAVSKKNKDLAERLLTRKPTYTLDMLIRERYPKFIDALRDLDDCLTMVHLFAALPAIERENIQAERIHNCRGLSLEWQAYISRTHKLRKAFISVKGIYYQAEVEGQKVTWLTPHALQQVMPQDVDYKIMLTFLEFYETLLGFVNLRLYHSIKLKYPPILDPRLKALAADLYALTRYADAKDRTIGANNEESELRLAQLQDQLPANEPGALMHLVENVEDDNEDDEETKACKTLFQNKTFFLGREVPRESLLFVITAFGGVVSWDGDGAPFEESNQDINYQIVDRPTQSHRFISRDYIQPQWVFDCINARIILPTEDYMVGKVLPPHLSPFVDNEAEGYVPEYAETIKRLQAAARKEILPMPGGEHEDLENAQSLLAEGVIDRTEAKVAAEKKQKMALQEKQYHQELKKEMEGMQDAPDRNIDDVKNDSEENTDMSPQQLVKDDENMTMVSMSRKKRRLYEAMKISQGRKKANVETLETRKKNLKKNKKVTSD; the protein is encoded by the exons GAGATTATGTATCTTCAAAGGTGTTTTTCCGCGGGATCCAAAGAAGAAAGTGAAGGGAAACCACCACACCTACTATCACATGAAAGATATTTTGTTTCTTAAACATGAGCCGCTTCTTGATAAGTTCCGTGAGATGCGTGCATATGAGAAGAAAGTCAAAAAAGCAGTGTCTAAGAAGAACAAAGATCTTGCCGAACGGTTGTTGACAAGAAAGCCTACTTACACTCTCGATATGCTTATTCGAGAAAG ATATCCGAAGTTCATTGATGCATTAAGAGATTTGGATGACTGTCTCACAATGGTACATCTTTTTGCCGCTTTACCTGCTATAGAAAGAGAAAATATTCAAGCTGAAAGAATCCACAACTGTCGAGG GTTAAGCCTCGAGTGGCAGGCGTATATCTCTCGCACACATAAATTGCGAAAGGCTTTTATATCAGTGAAAGGGATATATTACCAG GCCGAGGTTGAAGGTCAAAAAGTCACCTGGTTGACTCCTCATGCACTCCAGCAAGTCATGCCTCAAGATGTGGATTATAAGATTATGCTTACCTTTTTGGAATTTTACGAG ACTCTTCTTGGTTTTGTTAATCTTCGACTCTATCATTCAATTAAGTTGAAATATCCACCTATTCTTGATCCTCGATTGAAAGCTTTAGCAGCCG ATTTATATGCTTTGACGAGATATGCTGATGCTAAAGATCGAACAATTGGAGCAAATAACGAGGAATCTGAGCTTAGGTTAGCACAGCTTCAGGACCAACTTCCTGCTAATGAACCTGGTGCTTTAATGCACCTTGTTGAAAACGTTGAAGATGATAACGAAGATGATGAAGAAACAAAAGCCTGCAAAACACTCTTTCAAAATAAAACATTTTTCTTGGGCCGTGAG GTTCCAAGAGAATCATTGCTATTTGTGATCACTGCATTCGGTGGTGTGGTTTCATGGGACGGTGATGGAGCTCCATTTGAGGAATCTAACCAGGACATCAATTATCAA ATCGTCGACAGGCCAACTCAAAGCCACCGGTTTATATCAAGAGACTATATACAACCACAATGGGTATTCGATTGCATAAACGCGCGAATCATACTACCTACCGAAGATTACATGGTTGGAAA GGTTCTACCACCGCATTTGTCACCGTTTGTCGACAACGAAGCAGAAGGGTACGTACCGGAGTATGCGGAAACAATAAAACGGCTTCAAGCTGCCGCAAGAAAAGAGATCCTCCCGATGCCAGGTGGCGAACACGAGGATCTCGAGAACGCTCAGAGTCTTCTTGCTGAGGGGGTTATTGACCGGACAGAAGCTAAAGTAGCCGCTGAGAAAAAACAAAAG ATGGCGCTTCAGGAAAAGCAGTATCATCAAGAGCTAAAGAAGGAAATGGAGGGAATGCAAGACGCACCAGATCGTAATATCGATGACGTTAAAAACGACAGTGAAGAAAATACGGATATGTCGCCGCAGCAGCTTGTTAAGGACGATGAGAATATGACGATGGTTTCAATGTCTCGTAAGAAGAGAAGACTTTATGAAGCCATGAAG ATTTCCCAAGGAAGAAAGAAAGCGAACGTGGAAACTCTCGAGACAAGGAagaaaaatttaaagaaaaataaGAAAGTAACATCAGATTAA